In a single window of the Streptomyces sp. HUAS ZL42 genome:
- a CDS encoding intradiol ring-cleavage dioxygenase — protein sequence MHGHHHDEDHEHDRGLSYDLPVLARRRMIRLMAGASLVPLVGCSSQEQTSASSASSSAAASSGSSSGSSPSSSSSSECATIPNETAGPYPGDGSNGVNVLKESGVVRGDITRSFGDSAGGTAEGVPLTVTLTVVDAASGCGTPKKGAAVYLWHCDRDGNYSLYSEGVTDENYLRGVQETDDKGQVTFKSIFPACYSGRWPHIHFEVYGSLEDATAATSITNTSQLALPKDVCDTVYATDGYSQSVRNLGQLSLETDNIFSDGHEQQLATVKGSVEEGYTATLTVPV from the coding sequence ATGCACGGACACCACCACGACGAGGACCACGAGCACGACAGAGGCCTCTCCTACGACCTCCCCGTCCTCGCCCGCCGGCGGATGATCCGGCTGATGGCCGGGGCGAGCCTGGTCCCGCTGGTGGGCTGCAGCTCGCAGGAGCAGACGTCGGCCTCGTCCGCCTCCTCCTCGGCGGCCGCGTCCTCCGGCAGCTCGTCCGGCTCGTCGCCATCGTCCTCCTCGTCCTCCGAGTGCGCGACGATCCCGAACGAGACGGCCGGCCCCTACCCGGGAGACGGCTCGAACGGCGTGAACGTCCTGAAGGAGAGCGGTGTCGTGCGCGGCGACATCACCAGGAGCTTCGGCGACTCCGCGGGCGGCACCGCCGAGGGCGTGCCCCTGACCGTCACGCTCACCGTCGTGGACGCCGCCTCCGGCTGCGGCACCCCGAAGAAGGGCGCCGCCGTCTACCTGTGGCACTGCGACCGCGACGGCAACTACTCCCTCTACTCCGAGGGCGTCACCGACGAGAACTACCTGCGGGGCGTGCAGGAGACGGACGACAAGGGCCAGGTCACCTTCAAGAGCATCTTCCCCGCGTGCTACTCGGGCCGCTGGCCGCACATCCACTTCGAGGTCTATGGCAGCCTGGAGGACGCCACCGCGGCCACCTCCATCACGAACACCTCCCAGCTCGCGCTGCCGAAGGACGTCTGCGACACCGTGTACGCCACGGACGGCTACAGCCAGAGCGTGCGGAACCTGGGTCAGCTCTCCCTGGAGACGGACAACATCTTCAGCGACGGCCACGAGCAGCAGCTGGCGACGGTGAAGGGCAGCGTCGAGGAGGGATACACGGCGACACTGACGGTTCCGGTGTGA
- a CDS encoding acyl-CoA dehydrogenase, with protein sequence MGHYKPNLRDIEFNLFEVLGRDKLYGTGPFEEMDTDTAKSVLEELTRLAENELAESFADADRNPPVFDPETNTAPVPASFKKSYKAFMDSEYWRLGLPEGIGGTTAPPSLIWSYAELILGSNPAVWMYSSGPAFAGILYDEGNDVQKKIAQIAVEKTWGSTMVLTEPDAGSDVGAGRTKAVQQEDGSWHIEGVKRFITSGEHDMEENILHYVLARPEGAGPGTKGLSLFLVPKYLFDFETGELGERNGVYATNVEHKMGLKASNTCEMTFGDRHPAKGWLIGDKHDGIRQMFRIIEFARMMVGTKAISTLSTGYLNALEYAKERVQGPDLANFMDKTAPKVTITHHPDVRRSLMTQKAYAEGMRALVLYTASVQDSIAVKEAAGEDSSAEHALNDLLLPIVKGYGSEKGYEQLAQSLQTFGGSGFLQEYPIEQYIRDAKIDTLYEGTTAIQGQDFFFRKIVRNQGAALNSLAEDIKKFLALGEGGEDLAGAREHLAKAAVELEAIVGLMLTDLAATEQDVKNIYKVGLNTSRLLLASGDVIVGYLLLKGAAVAADKLQTASAKDKAFYTGKIAAAKFFAANVLPGVTLARKIAEGVDLDLMELDEAAF encoded by the coding sequence ATGGGGCACTACAAGCCGAATCTCCGCGACATCGAGTTCAACCTCTTCGAAGTACTCGGACGCGACAAGCTGTACGGCACCGGCCCGTTCGAGGAGATGGACACCGACACCGCGAAGAGCGTTCTCGAGGAGCTGACGCGTCTCGCGGAGAACGAGCTGGCCGAGTCCTTCGCGGACGCCGACCGCAACCCGCCGGTCTTCGACCCGGAGACGAACACCGCGCCGGTCCCGGCGTCCTTCAAGAAGAGCTACAAGGCCTTCATGGACTCCGAGTACTGGCGGCTCGGCCTGCCCGAGGGGATCGGCGGCACGACGGCTCCGCCGTCCCTGATCTGGTCGTACGCGGAGCTGATCCTCGGCTCGAACCCGGCCGTGTGGATGTACTCCTCCGGCCCGGCGTTCGCCGGGATCCTCTACGACGAGGGCAACGACGTCCAGAAGAAGATCGCCCAGATCGCCGTGGAGAAGACCTGGGGCTCGACCATGGTGCTCACCGAGCCGGACGCCGGCTCGGACGTCGGTGCCGGTCGCACCAAGGCCGTCCAGCAGGAGGACGGCTCCTGGCACATCGAGGGCGTGAAGCGCTTCATCACGTCCGGTGAGCACGACATGGAGGAGAACATCCTCCACTACGTCCTCGCGCGTCCCGAGGGCGCGGGCCCCGGCACCAAGGGCCTGTCCCTCTTCCTCGTCCCGAAGTACCTCTTCGACTTCGAGACCGGCGAGCTGGGCGAGCGCAACGGCGTCTACGCCACCAACGTCGAGCACAAGATGGGCCTCAAGGCCTCCAACACCTGCGAGATGACCTTCGGCGACCGCCACCCGGCCAAGGGCTGGCTGATCGGCGACAAGCACGACGGCATCCGCCAGATGTTCCGGATCATCGAGTTCGCCCGCATGATGGTCGGCACGAAGGCGATCTCCACTCTCTCGACGGGCTACCTCAACGCCCTCGAGTACGCCAAGGAGCGCGTCCAGGGCCCGGACCTCGCGAACTTCATGGACAAGACCGCGCCCAAGGTCACCATCACGCACCACCCCGACGTCCGCCGCTCGCTGATGACGCAGAAGGCGTACGCCGAGGGCATGCGCGCGCTGGTGCTCTACACGGCGTCGGTGCAGGACTCGATCGCGGTGAAGGAGGCGGCGGGCGAGGACTCGTCGGCGGAGCACGCGCTCAACGACCTCCTCCTCCCGATCGTCAAGGGCTACGGCTCGGAGAAGGGCTACGAGCAGCTGGCCCAGTCGCTGCAGACCTTCGGCGGCTCCGGCTTCCTGCAGGAGTACCCGATCGAGCAGTACATCCGCGACGCCAAGATCGACACGCTCTACGAGGGCACGACCGCGATCCAGGGCCAGGACTTCTTCTTCCGGAAGATCGTCCGCAACCAGGGCGCGGCGCTGAACTCCCTCGCCGAGGACATCAAGAAGTTCCTGGCGCTGGGCGAGGGCGGCGAGGACCTGGCGGGCGCCCGCGAGCACCTGGCCAAGGCGGCCGTGGAGCTGGAGGCCATCGTCGGCCTCATGCTCACGGACCTCGCGGCCACCGAGCAGGACGTCAAGAACATCTACAAGGTGGGCCTCAACACCAGCCGCCTGCTGCTCGCCTCCGGCGACGTCATCGTCGGCTACCTGCTGCTCAAGGGCGCCGCGGTGGCGGCGGACAAGCTGCAGACGGCGTCCGCCAAGGACAAGGCGTTCTACACGGGCAAGATCGCGGCAGCGAAGTTCTTCGCCGCCAACGTCCTCCCGGGCGTCACCCTGGCCCGCAAGATCGCCGAGGGCGTCGACCTGGACCTGATGGAACTGGACGAGGCGGCGTTCTAG
- a CDS encoding M18 family aminopeptidase: protein MSEPHRFDRGHTDDLMSFLAASPSPYHAVANAAERLEKAGFRQVAETDAWDGTSGGKYVIRGGAIVAWYVPEGAAPHTPFRIIGAHTDSPNLRVKPLPDSGAHGWRQVAVEIYGGPLLNSWLDRDLGLAGRLTLRDGSTRLVNVDRPLLRVPQLAVHLDRSVNTEGLKLDKQRHLQPVWGLGNDVRDGDLIAFLEETAGIPAGEVAGWDLMVHSVEPPAYLGRDKELVAAPRMDNLLSVHAAAAALAAVATSGAGLPYVPVLAAFDHEENGSQSDTGADGPLLGSVLERSVFARGGSYEDRARAFAGTVCLSSDTGHAVHPNYAERHDPTHHPRVNGGPILKVNVNNRYATDGSGRAAFAAACEKADVPFQSFVSNNSMPCGTTIGPITAARHGIRTVDIGVAILSMHSARELCGAADPFLLANTLVAFLEG from the coding sequence ATGAGCGAACCCCACCGCTTCGACCGCGGCCACACCGACGACCTCATGTCCTTCCTCGCGGCGAGCCCCTCCCCGTACCACGCCGTGGCGAACGCCGCCGAACGGCTGGAGAAGGCCGGCTTCCGCCAGGTCGCCGAGACGGACGCCTGGGACGGGACGAGCGGCGGCAAGTACGTGATCCGCGGCGGCGCGATCGTGGCCTGGTACGTCCCGGAGGGCGCCGCACCGCACACCCCCTTCCGCATCATCGGCGCGCACACCGACTCCCCCAACCTGCGTGTCAAGCCGCTGCCCGACAGCGGAGCGCACGGCTGGCGTCAGGTGGCCGTGGAGATCTACGGCGGACCGCTGCTCAACTCCTGGCTCGACCGCGACCTGGGCCTGGCCGGCCGGCTCACCCTGCGCGACGGCTCGACGCGCCTGGTGAACGTCGACCGGCCCCTGCTGCGCGTCCCCCAGCTCGCCGTGCACCTCGACCGTTCGGTGAACACGGAGGGGCTCAAGCTCGACAAGCAGCGCCACCTGCAGCCGGTCTGGGGCCTCGGCAACGACGTCCGCGACGGCGACCTGATCGCCTTCCTGGAGGAGACCGCAGGCATCCCAGCCGGCGAGGTCGCCGGCTGGGACCTGATGGTGCACTCCGTGGAGCCGCCGGCGTACCTCGGCCGGGACAAGGAACTGGTCGCGGCCCCCCGCATGGACAACCTGCTCTCCGTTCACGCCGCTGCGGCGGCCCTGGCCGCGGTGGCGACGAGCGGCGCGGGCCTGCCGTACGTCCCCGTCCTCGCCGCCTTCGACCACGAGGAGAACGGCTCGCAGTCGGACACCGGCGCGGACGGCCCGCTGCTCGGCAGCGTGCTGGAGCGTTCGGTGTTCGCGCGCGGAGGGTCGTACGAGGACCGGGCCCGTGCCTTCGCCGGCACCGTCTGTCTGTCCTCCGACACCGGTCACGCCGTCCACCCCAACTACGCGGAGCGGCACGACCCGACGCACCACCCGCGCGTCAACGGCGGGCCGATCCTGAAGGTCAACGTCAACAACCGCTATGCCACGGACGGTTCGGGCCGCGCCGCCTTCGCCGCCGCCTGCGAGAAGGCCGACGTGCCCTTCCAGTCGTTCGTCTCCAACAACTCCATGCCGTGCGGTACGACGATCGGCCCGATCACCGCCGCCCGGCACGGCATCAGGACCGTCGACATCGGCGTGGCCATCCTGTCGATGCACAGCGCCCGCGAACTGTGCGGCGCGGCCGACCCGTTCCTGCTGGCGAACACGCTGGTGGCGTTCCTGGAGGGGTAG
- a CDS encoding DUF6458 family protein produces the protein MGLGGCIILIAVGAILTFATDWNMEGVNLDLVGIILMIVGLIGVSTFSSIARRRRVVVPPATPVIDEEGHHHRHRDGYSDGYGV, from the coding sequence ATGGGCCTCGGCGGATGCATCATCCTCATCGCCGTGGGAGCCATCCTCACGTTCGCGACCGACTGGAACATGGAGGGGGTCAACCTCGACCTGGTCGGCATCATCCTGATGATCGTCGGCCTGATCGGCGTCAGCACGTTCAGCAGCATCGCCCGCCGCAGGCGCGTGGTGGTGCCGCCCGCGACGCCGGTCATCGACGAGGAGGGCCACCACCATCGCCACCGCGACGGCTACAGCGACGGGTACGGGGTGTGA
- a CDS encoding LURP-one-related/scramblase family protein, which produces MRFLVRDRLLGIGDDYWIEDDRGAKVFLVDGKAMRLRDTFELKDMHGRVLVDIRRKMFAVRDTMVIERDGEPLATIRRKRLSLLRNHYRVSLVDGTELDVSGKILDREFAVEYDGELLAVVSRRWLHVRETYGVDVVREDADPALLIAVTVCVIHLAEKERESE; this is translated from the coding sequence ATGAGATTCCTCGTACGCGACCGGCTCCTGGGCATCGGCGACGACTACTGGATCGAGGACGACCGCGGCGCCAAGGTGTTCCTCGTCGACGGCAAGGCGATGCGGCTGCGCGACACCTTCGAGCTGAAGGACATGCACGGGCGCGTGCTCGTCGACATCCGCCGGAAGATGTTCGCCGTGCGGGACACCATGGTGATCGAGCGGGACGGCGAGCCCCTGGCGACGATCCGCCGCAAACGGCTCTCGCTGTTGCGCAACCACTACCGGGTCAGCCTGGTGGACGGCACCGAACTCGACGTCAGCGGCAAGATCCTCGACCGGGAGTTCGCCGTCGAGTACGACGGTGAACTGCTGGCCGTCGTCTCGCGCCGCTGGCTGCACGTGCGCGAGACGTACGGCGTGGACGTCGTCCGGGAGGACGCGGATCCGGCACTGCTGATCGCGGTGACGGTGTGCGTGATCCACCTGGCGGAGAAGGAGCGGGAGTCGGAGTAG
- a CDS encoding carbon-nitrogen family hydrolase, which yields MRASLIQIAVDEGESVESRRRRVAALVRDQAGTDLVVLPELWTTGAFAYEAFGSEAEPLEGPTHEAMAKAASDAGVWLHAGSIPERAPQGTLYNTSLVFSPSGDLVASYRKIHRFGFDKGEAVLMGAGRDLVTVRLAETTLGLATCYDLRFPELFRGLVDAGAQTLVLPAGWPERRRAHWTLLAQARAVENQAFVLACGTAGTHAGVPQAGHSIVVDPWGEVLAEAGAGEEVLTVEFDPSRVGVTREQFPALKDRVLGLEPPRR from the coding sequence GTGCGCGCCTCTCTGATCCAGATCGCCGTAGACGAGGGCGAATCGGTCGAATCGCGTCGGCGGCGGGTGGCGGCGCTGGTACGGGATCAGGCCGGAACCGATCTCGTCGTGTTGCCGGAGCTGTGGACCACGGGAGCGTTCGCGTACGAGGCGTTCGGAAGCGAGGCCGAGCCGCTCGAGGGGCCGACGCACGAGGCGATGGCCAAGGCCGCGAGCGATGCGGGCGTGTGGCTGCACGCCGGGTCGATTCCGGAGCGTGCCCCCCAGGGGACGCTGTACAACACGTCGCTCGTCTTCTCTCCCTCCGGTGATCTGGTGGCCTCCTACCGCAAGATCCACCGCTTCGGCTTCGACAAGGGCGAGGCCGTGCTGATGGGGGCGGGGCGGGACCTGGTGACGGTTCGTCTGGCGGAGACCACTCTGGGCCTCGCGACCTGTTACGACCTCCGATTCCCCGAGTTGTTCCGTGGGCTCGTCGATGCCGGCGCTCAGACCCTGGTCCTCCCGGCGGGCTGGCCCGAGCGGCGGCGGGCGCACTGGACGCTGCTGGCCCAGGCGCGGGCGGTGGAGAACCAGGCGTTCGTGCTTGCGTGTGGAACGGCCGGGACGCATGCGGGAGTTCCGCAGGCGGGTCACTCGATCGTGGTGGATCCGTGGGGGGAGGTGCTGGCGGAGGCCGGCGCCGGCGAGGAGGTCCTCACGGTGGAGTTCGACCCGTCGAGGGTCGGGGTGACCCGGGAGCAGTTCCCGGCGCTGAAGGACCGGGTGCTGGGGCTGGAGCCGCCTCGCCGCTGA